One part of the Vicia villosa cultivar HV-30 ecotype Madison, WI linkage group LG6, Vvil1.0, whole genome shotgun sequence genome encodes these proteins:
- the LOC131613728 gene encoding uncharacterized protein LOC131613728 → MANNVTATREATRRTHTYSFHREGLIQLEQLGGLITGHNKTVFTENYGNILTLLDSHVDEWGLSTLLQFYDPDLRCFTFSGYQLAPTLEEYSHFINIKVQHKVPFVCVPEKPDLDNIANALYLSIGDVLGNWKKNGNTHGFYMSFLVEKAQELANIKVWEAFNALLAVLIYGIVMFPNIHKFVDLAAICLFVDKNPIPTLLADTYYSIHSRYGKGGAIRNCLPLLYTWFKSHLPASGPFITSTQKWPQRIMGLTGNDIVWCPTGMDVEKVITSCGTFDNVPLIGTKGVINYNPKIALRQLGFALEDKPLDKEIGLKRIPLPNKPTQIGLKIELKIACCLSRRLTHCTSNHLRFQLPLYLLRIVSR, encoded by the coding sequence atggctaacaacgtgaccgctacCAGAGAAGCTACAAGGCGTACTCACACTTACAGTTTCCATCGCGAAGGCTTGATTCAGTTGGAGCAATTGGGTGGATTGATCACTGGTCATAATAAAACTGTGTTCACTGAGAATTATGGAAACATCTTGACTCTTTTGGACTCACACGTCGACGAATGGGgtttatctactcttctccagttctatgatcctgaCTTGCGTTGTTTCACCTTCTCAGGCTATCAGTTGGCTCCCACTCTCGAGGAGTACTCTCACTTTATCAATATCAAGGTTCAACACAAGGTTCCTTTCGTTTGTGTCCCAGAGAAACCTGATTTGGACAacattgccaacgctctttatttgagcataggaGACGTCCTTGggaattggaagaagaatggtaACACTCATGGTTTCTATATGAGTTTCTTGGTTGAGAAGGCCCAAGAATTGGCCAACATAAAGGTGTGGGAGGCTTTCAACGCCCTTCTGGCCGTTTTGATCTATGGGATCGTGATGTTCcctaacattcacaagttcgttgatctGGCCGCTATATGTCTTTTCGTGGATAAGAATCCGATCCCTACTTTGCTAGCCGATACGTACTATTCCATTCACTCTCGATATGGGAAAGGAGGAGCCATAAGAAATTGTTTGCCGTTGTTATACACCTGGTTTAAGTCCCACCTACCTGCAAGTGGTCCCTTCATTACCTCTACtcagaaatggcctcaaaggatcatggggcttaccgGAAATGACATTGTCTGGTGTCCCACTGGAATGGATGTGGAGAAAGTTATAACTAGTTGTGGTACTTTTGACAACGTTCCTCTCATAGGAACAAAAGGTGTCATCAATTATAATCCTAAGATAGCGCTgcgtcagttgggttttgcacttgaagacaagcctttggacaaagagatTGGGTTGAAAAGAATCCCGTTGCCAAACAAGCCTACACAGATTGGGTTGAAAATAGAGTTAAAGATcgcctgttgcctttcccgaaggttaacccATTGTACGAGCAACCACCTAAGATTCCAATTGCCACTGTACCTGCTGAGAATCGTATCCAGGTAG